From Carya illinoinensis cultivar Pawnee chromosome 5, C.illinoinensisPawnee_v1, whole genome shotgun sequence, one genomic window encodes:
- the LOC122309814 gene encoding 60S ribosomal export protein NMD3-like has product MAEESGMFMVPQTVGSVLCCRCGIPMAPNAANMCVKCLRSEVDITEGLQKHVIIIHCPECDSYLQPPRTWLKAQLESKELLTFCVKRLKNLNKVRLVHAEFIWTEPHSKRIKVRLKVQKEVLNGAILEQSYVVEYVQQEHMCESCSRIQANPDQWVAAVQLRQHVSHRRTFFYLEQLILKHNAAASAIKIKQMDQGIDFFFSNRSHGVKFVEFVGKVAPVRSRNDKQLVSHDTKSNNYNYKYTFSVEICPICREDLICLPPKVAASLGNLGPLVICTKVTNSIALLDPFTLRISFLDADQYWRVPFKSLSTSRQLVEYIVLDVEIVSSEVNVGGSKYCLADAQVARVSDFGKNDTIFSIRTHLGHLLNPGDYALGYDLYGANSNDGELEKHKGLILPEAILIKKSYEEKRQKKRGKPRAWKLKSLDMEVDDRKGRAEQEKMNTEYEQFLKDLEENPEMRFNMSLYRNKDYQPSEMTSVADGDDLPSVPLEELLADLELSEEEEGGSDSMME; this is encoded by the coding sequence atggctgaagaatcAGGTATGTTTATGGTTCCCCAAACAGTTGGAAGCGTTCTTTGTTGCAGATGCGGCATTCCAATGGCACCAAATGCTGCCAATATGTGTGTCAAGTGTTTGCGCTCTGAAGTTGACATCACAGAAGGTCTTCAGAAGCATGTAATCATAATCCATTGCCCTGAGTGTGACAGCTACTTGCAGCCACCGAGAACTTGGCTCAAAGCCCAATTGGAATCGAAGGAACTGTTGACATTCTGTGTAAAGAGGCTGAAGAATTTGAATAAAGTAAGATTGGTGCATGCAGAGTTCATTTGGACTGAACCCCATTCCAAGAGGATCAAGGTCAGATTGAAAGTTCAGAAAGAGGTTCTTAACGGAGCAATACTTGAACAATCGTATGTGGTCGAGTATGTTCAGCAAGAACATATGTGTGAATCCTGTTCAAGGATTCAGGCCAATCCAGACCAGTGGGTTGCAGCCGTGCAACTGCGCCAACATGTTTCTCACAGGCGTACTTTCTTTTACTTGGAGCAGCTGATTCTGAAGCACAATGCTGCTGCCTCTGCCATAAAGATCAAGCAGATGGATCAAGGGATTGACTTCTTTTTCTCGAACCGGAGTCATGGTGTGAAGTTTGTGGAGTTCGTTGGTAAAGTTGCTCCAGTGAGGAGTCGCAATGACAAACAGCTTGTTTCCCATGATACTAAGAGCAATAACTACAATTACAAGTACACTTTCTCCGTTGAAATCTGTCCGATATGTCGTGAGGATTTGATCTGTTTGCCTCCAAAGGTTGCAGCTAGTTTGGGAAATCTAGGTCCTCTTGTGATTTGCACCAAAGTCACCAACAGCATTGCTTTGCTTGACCCTTTCACCTTAAGGATCAGTTTCTTGGATGCTGATCAGTATTGGAGGGTGCCATTCAAATCTCTATCCACTAGCAGGCAGCTAGTGGAGTATATAGTGTTAGATGTGGAGATTGTTTCTTCTGAAGTTAACGTTGGTGGCTCCAAATATTGCTTAGCTGATGCACAAGTGGCTCGTGTATCAGATTTCGGGAAAAATGATACAATTTTCTCCATCAGAACGCATCTGGGCCATCTTTTGAACCCTGGGGATTATGCGCTTGGTTACGACTTATATGGAGCTAACAGTAATGATGGTGAGCTAGAGAAGCACAAGGGTCTGATCCTCCCAGAGGCAATTCTGATAAAGAAGAGCTACGAAGAGAAGCGCCAGAAGAAGCGTGGGAAGCCTCGTGCATGGAAGCTTAAATCCCTTGACATGGAAGTTGATGATAGGAAGGGAAGAGCTGAGCAAGAGAAGATGAACACCGAGTATGAACAGTTCTTGAAAGATCTGGAGGAGAACCCTGAAATGAGGTTTAATATGTCATTGTACCGTAATAAAGATTACCAGCCATCAGAGATGACGTCTGTGGCTGATGGAGATGACTTGCCTTCTGTTCCACTGGAAGAGTTGCTTGCTGATCTCGAACTAAGTGAAGAGGAGGAAGGTGGGAGTGATAGCATGATGGAGTGA